Part of the Patagioenas fasciata isolate bPatFas1 chromosome 24, bPatFas1.hap1, whole genome shotgun sequence genome is shown below.
GGCGGAAGTCTGCGGCGAAGGGCGCATGCGCGCTGCGTTCTTCCCGCCGCGCCTGCGCAATGGCCCGCGCGGTTCGGTCTCTATAGAGCCCATCGCGACAAAGGACATTTAAAAGGCGACAACCCTCCTCCCCCCAGTGAACagaggttttctttaaaaaaaagagaaaaagatttaTTAATTTCGTGTATTTTACACGGGGGGGGGTTGCACAAGACTCCGAACACGAGAACAGTCACCGAATGTACAACGAACACACACAGTTAAATAAGAGGAGGGGCCGAGGTGCAAAATCAGGGTGCTTGTGGGACTGTTTtgtcttttatttgtttgtttgttttccaggacaACGGAGAAACGACTCAAAATGCTTCCAAGGAACAAGCTGCAGTGATGCCCCTTTTTGAGCAAAATGACATTGAATGAGAGATCTTGGGGTGCTCTGACTTAATAATAATGAACCCTGTACCTTCTGCActgcagaaactggaaaaaaaatccatgcaaaCTCTTGTCTTTCTTGTTGTTGTCTAAAGCAATCTGTGCAATCACTGTTGTTCCTTACTTGGGAAGGAAAAATTCATGATATTTCACTTTCCAGGGCTGCTTCTCTCACACCGAGGCATTGGTTTAACTCAAGACACTGTGAATTAACATGGGTACCAATAAACTGCTCTTGCTGTGGGACAGAATAAAAACTTCCTTAAGATTTGAGTTCACAGAGGCTGCTTTAAGATAGTTTCCGGGAACACAGTGTAGTTTTTAGGTTTAAATAACTGGTACAAGGGTCCTCATCCTGTGATCCTTTCCTAAATAGAGCAATATTTTTAAACCCCCTACTTGCAATATCATTAAGTGGAAAAAGCTTGATGTTCATCTAAGACTACAGCCCTTTTAAGACTTTAAAACTGCTCctgtggggcaggatccacctggaATATCCCTATTTCCAAGACTTCTGTTTTCCTATTGCCCAAACCATTTTTTACTTGTTACTAAATAATTTAGCAGCCTGAAAACAAAGCCAAGACAAAACCTCTCTCACACGAACAACATCGCATCACCCAACATCACAATTCAGAAGCCCTTGGCAACATGACTTTACGTCAATTAGTGGGATGGGCTCCTGTTTTAATGGTCCTCATCAACTTTGGCAATCTCATTAGTGCCTCACTATGGTGGTACAGCAAGAGAAGCAAAATCCCAGGAACAAATTTATCTACATTTTGATCTCATCACGTGCAGTCGCTATTTCCACGCCGTATTAACAGATACGTTAATTACCAAAGCAATACCTGCTACGAGGCTTTGCCTACATGGAACCCAACTTCCACCTGTCCGCTCTGAATACGAAATTTGTGTCTAAAAGCTTTAACTCCGCAAGGCCCGATACTATGACGTGTAAACATCCGTAGGGCTTACTCACACGGGTTATTCTCATCTCAGTCTGTGCGAGTACTTAGGAAAGAGAATCCTGGATTCACACTCAGTGCAGCACAggagaaaacaaatttaaaaccaACGAAACAAACCTCCCTCAGTTCCTCGATCTCAAGGGCCATTAAGAGAGAACATGCTTCTTTGCTCTTCCTTTTATAAATAAAGGTGTTCTGCTAGACACAGACATTCCAGAACGAGTTTTCAAGCAGAGTGAATGGAGGTTTAAGGTTTAGACATACACAGTATATCTGTGGAGTCGTAGTCATATTCTTGCAAATACCAGAATGCATTAAATAACCAACCGACAagatctgtgaaggagaaatacacaagaaaaataaaatatgctgcCTTAAAAGGTAAaaccttctctttccctttctcctggTCCCTAAAAGTGACGTGAATTCTGTACATAGACCAGGTCTAGCAAAGGAGACAACCCTGCCGTGGCTTTCTGCGTCCCGTCAATAGTGGTCCACGAAAATGTTCCTTGTGTGTCCTGAGTCCAGGGCCAGTCACTTCACAGAACTGTCCAAAGGAATTACAGTGCATCATTAacaaggtatttggaaaatcagagtTATTAATTCTCCATCCAGTCTTCAAGGGGAAAAATACATCCACTTGGAGGTGAGAACAGAGACAACTACCCTGTCTCTTCAGAGGTGTGCACCTGTACCCTCATTTTCTCCGGGCAAAATTATCTTTAGGTCTCAGCAGAAGCTGCTACGCAGACTAAGCTGAGTCTTTCTTAATTTACAGGCAAAAGTGCAATTTTCCCTGCAAATACTGGAGGGGAAAGGAGATAACAGCGACTCAATTCTACCATTCTGTGCTACTATTTCAATCAGTTTGTTCCAAATACGGGTTTAAGActgcacctttttttctttctggaactggTTGGTAAAACAGGGCAGACAGCATGTAAACAGTTCTCTAGGGTtggaaaaacaataataataatttaatggACTGCTTCAGCGCATCTTCACAGCTTCATTGTTCTATCCATCCCCGCACACGAGGAGCTACcgctttcctgctgctgctctttttcTCCAGGTGGTCTGCTCGCATCGAGCTGCTTTACTCCCTTTCACCCTGGCTGCTCAAACAAGGACAGAGGAATGAATTCTGCCACGTTTTGGCAATTTACACCACGTCCTCCTCTTTAACAGCTcctattaaaaatatacatacaaCGTAATCAGCCAGTTAGCCTTCAGTCAGGCAAGCTTTTCCCCATACAATTGAAATTAAAAGTTGTTTACTGGAGACACTTCCAAAACGGAAAAATAAGGGTCAGCAGACATGCCAAAAAATAAAGTCCAGAGCAAGCAGAGCTTTTGCTTCTCGTTCGTTTTGTTAAAAGCTGCATAAAATAGCATCCCAGAATGATTTGGAGGGTACTTCTTCACGGTCACAGGGGACTTAAACCCTCTTAAAGCATTAACTAGAGCTCCAAGACTTTAGTTGACATTAAGTGagtatataatttaaaatatatagagCTCCAGGATGCCCGTGTACCTGGGCTTTTTGGGGGAGGTGACAAGTGACACCACGAGCCTTCTTCACTCGTGTTCTGCTGAGAAAGTTCTGGGTTTGGCGATGTGGACCTCGCTGCCACCGCTGCCGTTGGTGGTCGTGGTGATGATGTACTGGGCGCTTTGCTGCTGGCCACTCGGCTGCGATTCCAGGGGCTCCGTGTGGGCTGGCGGCTGCGAAACGCCGACCGGGACCTCGCTGGAGAGCGAAGAGTTTTGTTTCACCTCCAGATCGGGCTGACCTTCAGATATCACATAGTGAGTCTGCatggggaagaggaaaaataaggaaTAATTGTTTCGTCTTTTTCCTGGTGCTGTGCTGGAAGATTTTGAAATGAAGTtgtatttcatttaaatgaatttGAGAGCAGCAGAAGCCTAAGACAGCAGCAACTCTTCTTATTTTGCAATTGTACAGGTAACAAAAAGCTATCAAAATACTTCCAGAAACTGTTCTGAAATGTGGTTTAATGCATACAGCTTAGCCATGAACATTTTTAAGACTAACTGATACCACTAAATCATCCCTTATCCTGCAAACACGACTGAATGAACACTTTTGACTTAAAGTCACATATACAGGGGACGGATGCAGAAATCCATTTGTAATCACCACATAAAGGACTATGAtgtacatcagaaaaaaaacaaatcacatattttcctttaaattcatgaGATTATTTCCTTCTGGACTATACAGTCCAGATCTCTAAGTACACCATAATTCTCTCCTCTCTGTGTCCCAGTCATCATTTTGGCATTCCTTTAGCCTTCAAACTTTAGGCTTTAAGCCTGATGCGTTATTCTGGATTAAAAAACCCACATGATGATTGTTTTCCTTACCTGAGTAACTGCTTTTACTTGCCCTGTGTTGACGGTGGTGACTGGTGTACCCACAGCGGTCTCTGTGATCACATACTGGCCTTGGGGAATGGTCATCATCTGAATTTCAGATGCTAAAAAACAGAAATTGAAGAATGAAAAGCTTCAGGTAAACTCAAAGGCCACCTTGAAAGATAAGGCCTTATGTTAGAAAGATTTCAGGCTTGTAATAGCAGTTGTTGAATAGACATTCAGGTAAAGCCTTGTAAAACTCGACAGGTCTAACATCAGCTGCAGATTTGGCAACTCACTCATAGAAAACACATCCTGTGCTGGCCCAAGAAATCACAGAATTACCATCCAGAGCTGCATGAACGTGAAAAATCATTTCCTGTCACCCCCATCTTCTGTATGATTGTTGCAAGAATCCATGCAAATTCCAACAACCTGCTACCCAACACAGGGATACTTGCAGAATCCAAGTTCTTTGGAATAAAATAGCCCAGTCTGCCTGCCCAGACCATGCACCAGAGAATTACAGATCTGCACTAGAAAAGCTAGTACAGCCGTTTTCATTTGTGTAAAACTGTTTTATCTTCCCAGACCTCTCTGAATATTAACCACAAAGCTTAATGAACTCTGAAAATATGATCTCATTTAGTAGTTGGAGAAATGGAGCACATCCTAGTCCCACACACAAGCCAGGCTATTAGTGAGAGCTCCCGCTGACACTCACAATAGCTCCGAAATGAGTTCCACGTGCTGGGGAGATACGTGTGCTGGACTGAAGagccttgctgctgctggagggcttGGGTTGGTGTAGATGGAGTTGTCTGCATCTGCGAGGGACTGAGCTCCTGCTGAGATTGTTGTGAGGAGGGACTCAAAGGCTGAGCCCCAAcctagaaaaaaaagaagtgggggGAAATAAGTGTTCTCCGTGTACTTAGGATTGTACTGTTAGAAACATTCCTTCTTAggaagggaaaacaccacaaGGAGTTTCTACAGCGTATTGAACACAAGAAATACAaagctctcctccctctcccccaacTTGCTTCACTTTGTGTTTCATAAGCAAAGGTCAGGAAAATGAAATGGAGACACTGTTTGCCAAAGGTTACAGAGTGAGTCTGTGGCAGAAAACAGATGAGAGGCTAAATATGACCCAACAGCATGAAGAGCTGAACTTCAATTATTTGAGGAGTGCCAATCCAATTGCATCTTTCAGTTGGCTAACTTTATTGAagctgcagatttgtctgttccCAGCCATCTCTCTCTACCTTGTATATGCTGTTaggaacaaaaaacccaaacaaaaccacaacaaaacaccccCATGCACCCGAGGAACATCTGGGAACTATCTCACGATCTCAGAGACGTTTCTGTGAGAGTCATTGCATGCATGGTCTTCTTTTAAATGACATGGAAAAGGCGACGTCCTAGATCAGCACGCACAATGCGCCAGCTGAGCTGGCTGGTAAGGGAAAAGTTTCCTACAAGAGAGGAGTGAAATACCTGTGATGATGACTGAGCTGCTGGCGATGGCTCTGTGACCTGGATGTGCTGCACCTGGATGGCATGTTGGGTGTACGTCTGGGGATCGTGAAGCTGCCCAACATCCACGGTGGAGTGCTGGGACTGGTGAGGTGAGGTAgcctggaaaaaaacacacaaaaaaatcaaaccaaagcaGAGGCGTGTACTTCAAATTctttgcagaagctgctgtgtAAACCTCTTATGTGATACAAGGTCAGGAACAATAAGGTATGAGCCTTAGTGAGGCCATGGAGCACTCCTGGGAGATAAAGAAGTACATTGAACAGATGTAATGGTACTGAGATGGTTCCATGTCTGTGATATCAATGGAAAGGACATCCTGCAGGATGGACTCAAATCAAAGAGTCAGAAAACCAGGATTAGTGTCAACCACTGGACAACCCTTCTTTGTAAGCACCTTTCTATAAAATGTAAACATACTCAAGATCTGCAGATCCAATACTGTAGTTTGACATTGCTCTGTATCAAGACAAGTGCTTTAAGTCTTTCTGAGTAAAGGCTTTTTTGAGCAACACTTGTTAATGATACCAATTGGAGTAATTTAATTACAAGTCTCAGATCTTGATAAAATCAATATTAGCTGCAGGAATCTGTATTCATTCTCCTGTATCATTAGAACAGCTATAGTCAATATTAACTGAGGCCATTGTTTAGGCCTTTATTAACCAAATTCATAATTTGATTTGTAATGAGgggacagaaagaaaatgaaatttcagatTCCAATACAAACACATGGTAATTTCAGCTTCACCCAGCAGATAATAGATTTGAAGGCTATGGTGATTTCTTACAGCTGCCCGAGttattttcctttcctcagcTCGGTTGCTCTAGTTACACTCTGCTTTTATCTTTAGGAGGCTGTTGAGCATCATAGAGAATGAATATTCTAACAGATGATATGAAGGGGAAAGGCAAGTGCTTTCTGTACTTCACTGAGAACAAGGAAGTACAAATGAGTCTTCTCAGCTGCACAAAAAAAGGGTCACCCATTAACCCACTTTTCCAGTTGCTAGAAAACCTGCCTAAAGCAGACTCCAGCAAAGGTACCCAGATGGGTAGAACTAAATTAGGACTGTGTAGAAATGTCTCCAGGAAGCTGATCTAGACTGGGAGGACTATTTCTGAAGCAGAGGCTTGATATGGTGATGGTCAAAACCACATCAGGTTACTCACCTGGGCCACTTGAACAACCTGCAGCTGTATGTGCTGAGGCTGCTGCAAGCCGGTTGTGGACTGTGACACTGGGATGTACTGGATTCGCTGGTAATCCCCCTGGGGAGTCCGATAGTCTGTTGTGAGGGTCTGGGATATCTCCGTCATGGCTTGTGTCAGTAAATCTGTTGTCTGAGCAGGCAGAGAGACACCGACCATTACCATTTATTGTCTACCAGACTGAATACTTTTGTAGGGCTGTAATTCTTTCATCATATTGAATCTACATGTACACCATTGAGCCTAAGGATCATTTATTAGGGCTTAACATATTATAAGAGCTTAATGTGTGCAGAGGACAGGGTGTCCTGACTCCTTACCACAACGGTTTCTCCGGTGGTGCTGTCAGTGGTTAGAACGGCAGGAGTGGAACTGATGACAGCTGTTGTCAGCGGGGCGTGTATCGTGTTAGGGAGCTGAGCAAACTCCGGGTGCTTCTTGCGAATGTGCTGGACCATCTTCGTCTGCAGAGAGATGGACGAGAGCATTAGAGAGACTGTCAGTAGCTCCACAGACTGCGGCTTTTAGGTTTTCCTCACTAAGGCAGCATCAGGATTCACACTATGGGATGCTCTGCTCAGCAAGAAAGAAATAAGGATCACAAAGTCACTGCTGAGCTCTCTGATATTGAAATATTGCCCCAAACAACACACCCATAAGCTTTTTACCACACAGTCAAATATTTTGGGGACCTTTTCCAGATGTCACCTTCTCTGCATTTGATTGCCCTGCTGCTCTCCTTTGCCACTGTCAGTGAGCAGTTTCCAAGCTTTTCCATTTGCAACAGCACTCTAacatttccatttcttctttcaaGCTCCCATCCTCTATTTAGGGAACCTTTTTACCCTAAAAACAAGAAAGAGAGGCTGAGACAACCCCCGTACCTTGCTGCTGTACTGCTTGGAACAGTGAGGACAGCAGACCGGAGGGGTGGCGATGGTGcccgtcagctgggtgtgggtgCTCAGCATGGGGTCCGGCTCTCCTGGGCCTGCAGGACGCAGTTTCCGGATGCTTGGAGGTAGCTCAGCACCGGGATGGTTCTTCAGGATGTGTGCTTTGCGTTTACTGGCACTCTTGTACACCTGCGGGGTCAAGATTTGGAACAAAAACGGTGTAATGCTGATGTCAGCACAGAAAACAGCTACCAGTTGCCTTTATCTGCAACATCTGCGTGTTGCTTTAGATGGCATTAGTTAAATCCCCAAGTAATTACAACATAAGGCATGAATATATTAATACATACACCTTCCAGTGTTTAATCAACCTGTAAAAGCAACTCCTTGAGCAGCATGCAAAAGCCATTTGCAAACATGTATGTCACAACAAAACATCAAAGCAGGACAGGAAGGTAAGATGAAAACCTTTTTTTGCCTGATATTTGAAGGCCAAATGTCAGAGAAGCCACTGATCACCAAAGCTGTAATTTGTCCAATATTACTTTGTCATGAGGGTTGATGCCTCCACTCTTGGACAAGGCATCAAACTGTTTTAAAAGCCTTCAGCAAtcaacttatttttaaattctatttatgCACAtcaaacagatattctgtaataCTTAGAACtacctatttttttcccctttaaacaaAAGGAAGGAGGCATCACAGAAGAATGTATTGAAGATAAGAAGAGTCAGTCAAAATACACTCCCTGGTAAATAAAGGCCAACATGCATAAAAAGCAAAAGCCAGGGAGTGAGAACAGGAACCCAGAGGCAGCACAGAAGCAGCTTCAGGCTCCACTGAACACTGGGAATTACTGGCACGTGACTAAGCACACAGCTTAAAATAGGAGTTAGAGACTAACTTCTAGAAGTGATagagaaaccaaaataaattagTGTTAATAAATTAGGAATTATAGATACACAGAATACGTAGTCCTGGGTTGCAAAAAGTGATGCAGGACTAAAGGTGGGTGGCTGCTTGCTGgatccaaagactgcagaaaagGAGAACTGCAGTTTTCAATTTGTATTCAGCTGCTTTGGCCTAAGTGCATTTCATCTTAATTTCTTTTGGATAGTGCTGCAGAATTGTTGCTGACAAGCACCTACAAACCCTACCAGATGTTTCTATGCAGAGACATATTTGTTGCATCCAAGTCTAGGACTGACTCCAAGCGGTGACTTCCTTACATACCTTATCACAGTACTGACAGAAGTAATCTCTGTTGGGTTTGATGATGGGCAACGTGAGCTCTGGCACCTCTTCTATTTTCATGTCTGGATGTCTCTTTGATAAATGATTCACCTTACAAAGAGAACAAGAGAGCATATTACAGATGGAAGCCAAGAAATTGCATCTTCTCCTAGACATGGATAAGAGCCAAACCAAAACTGTAATGACGTTAGCCAGCAGCACTGGATGCATTTGCTGCTGCAAGGGTTATTGTCAACTCACAGCCAGCTGCTGAAGTTAAACGTGGCCTTGCTAGAACTCACAGTTTCTCTAATCAAAATAAGATGGAAAGGgttaaaataatttgcaagttAAGAGTGAGGTAATGTAAAAGCCATCCGCCCAGAGAGGCCTTTGCTAGCAGAGATCACAACCCTCAAAATATTTGCAAGTAAGATCTCCTGGCTGTGTGACACCCTTCACACAGCGGCAGTTACAGGGCATGGCCAGGAGAGGCCCCTCAAGAAGGGACAGaaacaagaaaacaggaaaaagtcaGGAAAACCGAGGCAGTAAGGTTGAACTAGGCAATAAACAAATCTCATGTTCTGCTAAACACATTATACATCTATCAGCATTATTGTTGAGATGTGGTAACAACCAGACGTACAACACAGGCAATTAAGAAAACGCAAAGGCACGCATTTGTTAAAGAGAGAAAGTTTTAAAAGATACATGACCTCATCTTCAAAATTCTCCCGGTTTCATGGCATCTTTGTGTTCCAACATTACAATTCTATCTTTATTCCTTAGCTATTCATCAAGACTGAGTACAGAAGTTGTAAGACAAGCTCGAGCACACACTCACCAACATCCCCCTCCGGCGGAAACCCATCATGCAGAGTCGGCACTTGAACATGAAGCTCTCGTAGTCAGTGGAAGCTATCCGAGGCTTGAACGTTTTGGAGCGGCTGATTCGATCGGCTTTCTTGGCCTCCCTCTCTGGGTTGTGCATCCTCTGCATGTGCTCTCGCAGTTTGTCTTTCCTCTAGAGAAAGAGCAATGGCAGAGAAAAATATCAGCACTGCTTATTGCCTTGCTCCCTGTTACAAGGAAGAGCCACATAAGTTGTTCAAAGATCTCTTCAGCTTTTCCTCTCCACTGCTGCCACGAGACAGTCGCATGCTCAGTATTGGACTTGGGTCTAACAAGAACCATTTGGCCTCAGGTTTATCCTTCAAACCAAGCTGAGGTTGCTcagccacaaaaacaaaaactaaactaaCGCTAATTTTGCAGTCACTGTGAGAATAAACCCTTTCACTCTGGCTTTTCTTTGAATTCATCTAAAATATTACTGCTCAGCTCTTTATAGCTGGAAACTTGCATCAAATAATGCTCTTGACTGAGGAGAACCCCATGTCCTATAATGATACTGAACCTACTGCCCAGATGAAATCCACCCTCTCTGGACACACTGTCTAGAAAGCGCTTCTTCACCCAAAAGCATCCAATGCCTTGGTACCTCATAAGAAACTCAGTGACGAGGAGGCTGCTGCCACCACAGTTTACCTGGCTCAGCCTACTCCATGTGTTCTGGAGGGAGCCTCATAGCTCACATATGACACAAAGTGGTGCGAGCAACTTGCAGGCATATCTAGCGCATTAACACATGGTAATTTCTTCCACCTTTGAGAATATGAGCTTGTCTACTTAAAGGAGGGCAAAGAATGTTGTTCTCCGCCTGTATCAGAAAGGATCCAGTCCAGAGTCATCTTACCTTGAACTGCTTGCCACATGTGGAGCACAAGAAGTCTTTGCGGTCCGAGTGTCGCAACATATGGAGCCGCAGCTTGTCGGGGCGACAGAAAGCCTTGTCGCATTCCGTGCACTGGTAAATCTTCTCTGAATGGAAACTGCGTACGTGTTTCTTGACCTAGAATGGCAGATCACAGAAAAATGGAATTTATTCAAAAGAGAAGAGTGTGTGCTAAAACAGTCTCAGAAACTCTtagcaaaaagaagaaaggaaaaagattctAAGACTTCTCTAATCTGCTTTGGTTTAAAGAGTGTTTTACCAGAACAGGTAATGTCTTGCGAGTAGTTTCTATGAAGCCATAACATCTTTATTATACATCTGGCCGGATGATTTGATTTCCTCAAGACTGATTCTTGACGGCATCAGGTATTGCGCAGTCGGGCACTTAACATGCACCAGAAGTCCATGAAGTACAAGTTTTACTGAATCACCCTTGAGTTAACACGTTCATTTGAGGTTCATTATCTTGACTTTATTTGTAAGAAATTCAAATGCAGGGACTAATCTCTTTGAATCAGAGAGAAAGAATTTGCAATTACaaatgccaaaaaaaccccaaacttcagACCAAAAAGCATTTGCAGGCCATTTCTGAACAGTGATTCCTCTTGCATGCTTTGGGACTACCCTTGACctcttcaagcatctagtggggcTTTTTTCCCCAATAAAGGAACTAATGAGGTTTGACATTTGAAATCCAAGCACCACTCAAGAAATGGATCTCTAATTGTATCTTTACTATCTTCTAATACTGATCATACATGGGACAACTTGGTCTCTTTATCTGTTCCATATGAAAGTTTTTAAGTAGGCAGCAATTCATGATGACTGGACTTAATTATTCACATAGCTTCAATTGAAAAAAGTCTTTAAATTTCAAAATAGAGTTGAACAGGTAGAAAAAAGCCATGGGATCTTCTTCTGACTTCATCAGCTTCACAGGAATGTTTATGGGGAATTAGGCTGCAGTACAGCATTTCTGAATCATCAACATTTTTCCTTATTCAACATTTACAGAAGATAAAGGGGTTTAGTCAGGATAGAATTATATTAGCAAATCACTTTTCCTCATCCTCTCCTCTTCAGCCTATTGGGTAGTCTATCAGTTCCTATTACTTGACATACACTAAATTTCTACATTTCAATTTCAGTCGGGCAGCTCAGCAAGACAACTAGCTCTTTATCCATATAAAGGATAATGAATATGTACATGGCACAGCTCCGTTTTGTTCTTATTGAACATGGAAACAGCCCCCTTAAATGCTATTAATGATCTTCTCCAatggctctgcaggctgcagttACATTACTCACTACTCCTGTTCAACCTCTCCTAAGTAGTGTGCATGAAAGAAGGGGAATAAAGTACCCAGCTGAAGCCCAGAGGGAAATTCGGGATGCAGAATATCCTGATGTGTTCTGGCATTTGTGCAAGGTCTTCAAATAAATCACCCTGACAAATACAGTCAAGGGATTCAAAGATATTTGTATCATGTaaaactacaatttttttttggTTCAGACTTTTAACGACAAAGGACAAGGTGCATTCGAGCACAAGCTGCATCCAGGAAGAGACAATTCCTTTTTGTGCCATGGATCTGTACAGACCAAAAGCAGCCAGGACCTTTGCTTTAGGCATTTTTTGGGAATAACAGATCATCCCTTCTGCAGAACGGTGCCTTCTACTGCCAAGCTGAACTACCACATCTGATCATTTAGTGGAAAGAGCACTCCAATGGCATAAGACAAGGTCTagcaatgcctgatcactcttcctttttcatttctgacAGGGACCCCTTTATTTTGTGAGAATGAACCGATGTGCAGCGTTACACAAAAACGGTACTGAAAAAATCCATAAACACAGTGCTTGCCAGAGACCTGGCAGTGCTTCAAATCAGTGTGGCATCTCACCTGGATAAAATCAGGAAAGCGTTTTTTGCAGGTAGGGCAGGTGAAATAGCCATCATTGACATGGATGGCCACGTGGTCTTTAAGCAGATCCAAGCGGTCAAAGGACTCGGGACAGAAAATGCAGGAGTATGTTTTCTGGTCCATGTGGAACTTCATGTGGCTCTCAAGAGCCCCGCTGTTGATGAAGCCCTTGTTGCAGATGTCACAAGTCAAAGGGCAGTTCCCTTCCCGGCCGTGAAAGCGCAAATGCTGATCCAGTTTGTCCTTTTCACGGAAAGCTTTCCCACACTGGAGGCATTTGAATGGGCGGAAGGATTTCCGGATGAACAGGTGCTGAAGAGCTGCGTTCTGAAAGAAACATCAGAGATATCTTTAGTTTTTCTTATTCTGTACAGATTATGCATCTAAATATTTGCAAGATTAAACAGACCAGATGATCAGTGAAGCTAAATTTCAAAAAAGGCTTTTGCATTATAGATGCTGTCTCCATTTTACAGTAGAGGATGGTGTGACAGGCAGAAGTTAAGGGTTATACCTGCAGTTACACACTGAGTTAGGAGAAAACAATGCAGGAGTTTCCCCTCCAGTCCCTGTTTTCTGCTGATTTACCTAATTTCTGTCTTTACCTTGgcatttttctgtaaaataaaactaAGCCCAGTCTGAAGTACAGACCAGGGCCTAAGAAAAGCTGCAATTCAAGGTGATTTTTGGAGATTGGGTCAAAAATTCAGCCACCATACAAAAAAAGGGGAGGCTAATGCCCtttcaggcagtgacagggcttATGAAATTCCACAGGCCTTTACAAAATCAGCTTCTGCATCACATATCACCACAGGATGCGCAGCAGTGGTTTAGCATTGCCTGGAAAACCTGTGGTGGAACATATATTCAAcctttttttattataaaaaagAACAGAGTTTCAACACATGACAGCAGGGGCAGAATGGCAGGTGTACAAGCAACAGGTAGGAACTTGTGAGCAGTGTGCCTGTCTTCACTATTTAGCACATATCTTGTGTGAGAGCctgaaaatgaagatgaaaaatgaaaggcaaaacaCACTGGCGCTAAATCAAGAGGAACTCCGATAGATTCTGCTGTCTACTTAAAGGGTAGTTGATTAGACACAGTTAAACTTAAAATTGCTTTTCTTGGTATTGCAAGAAATTTTAAGAATATTGTGACTTGAGCACAATGCGGATTGTGCAAACATTGATTTTAGAATTTAATGTACTGGGCTGCTCTGTTTTTCTCCACTCCCATTGTGCACAATTTCTTTTGTCTGCCTCT
Proteins encoded:
- the PRDM10 gene encoding PR domain zinc finger protein 10 isoform X2, with protein sequence MEHHSREEMDSKEESPQVHFVPEGGTVAQIVYSDEQDRPSQQVVYTADGTSYTSVDTSEHTLVYIHPVEATQTLFTDPSQVAYVQQDATTQQVTVLLPAAAQSMNPTMNPTNLSVLGSVAESPQQMALEQGPQADRASLQVHNQVLPPMEAVDGSDPLAPLQNQMGGMEAKEEDDEDEDEDEEGEDTDMDEWDPDPPRPFDPNDLWCEECNNAHPSVCPKHGPLHPIPNRPVLTRARASLPLVLYIDRFLGGVFSKRRIPKRTQFGPVEGPLVRQTELKDCYIHLKVSLDKGDRKDRDLQEDLWFELSSEALCNWMMFVRPAQNHLEQNLVAYQYGHHIYYTTIKNVEPKQELKVWYAASYAEFVNQKIHDISEEERKVLREQEKNWPCYECNRRFMSSEQLQQHLNSHDEKLDFFSRARGRGRGRGKRRFGPGRRPGRPPKFMRVEVTSENGEKCEEGTQDLLHFSSKGQFDEAGQAALNGLEQQEQTPVPPETQPALEQQSENHPLQIQPQHDESAVPTQSTMTADDMRRAKRIRNAALQHLFIRKSFRPFKCLQCGKAFREKDKLDQHLRFHGREGNCPLTCDICNKGFINSGALESHMKFHMDQKTYSCIFCPESFDRLDLLKDHVAIHVNDGYFTCPTCKKRFPDFIQVKKHVRSFHSEKIYQCTECDKAFCRPDKLRLHMLRHSDRKDFLCSTCGKQFKRKDKLREHMQRMHNPEREAKKADRISRSKTFKPRIASTDYESFMFKCRLCMMGFRRRGMLVNHLSKRHPDMKIEEVPELTLPIIKPNRDYFCQYCDKVYKSASKRKAHILKNHPGAELPPSIRKLRPAGPGEPDPMLSTHTQLTGTIATPPVCCPHCSKQYSSKTKMVQHIRKKHPEFAQLPNTIHAPLTTAVISSTPAVLTTDSTTGETVVTTDLLTQAMTEISQTLTTDYRTPQGDYQRIQYIPVSQSTTGLQQPQHIQLQVVQVAQATSPHQSQHSTVDVGQLHDPQTYTQHAIQVQHIQVTEPSPAAQSSSQVGAQPLSPSSQQSQQELSPSQMQTTPSTPTQALQQQQGSSVQHTYLPSTWNSFRSYSSEIQMMTIPQGQYVITETAVGTPVTTVNTGQVKAVTQTHYVISEGQPDLEVKQNSSLSSEVPVGVSQPPAHTEPLESQPSGQQQSAQYIITTTTNGSGGSEVHIAKPRTFSAEHE